Genomic window (Primulina eburnea isolate SZY01 chromosome 8, ASM2296580v1, whole genome shotgun sequence):
AGATCGTTGTTTGAAAATACTAATTTGTCTGACAATTTTGGTTGTGattgtaattaaattaatataaaatcgTAAATTTTTCCAAAGATTCACcaaattaattaagaaataGTTGATGAAAGAGCGTTGAACTTTAATAAATAAGATGAGTAGGTTTTATGTGCGACGATGGTCGACTCGATTCATAAATACaacaaaaaataacattttgatatagaaattaatattttttcacaaACGTCACAATATATTACataatatgtatattttttttacataaaaataataattttcactCGAATGATCATACATACCAAAATCTTTTTTTAATAAgataataaacaaaaaaaaattgttttacattcaaaaataagaattttatataaaataataatatttttcattcctatcataaaattttacaaaataattttttataaaattatttcccatttaaattataaaaatgacCCATTTCTTAAACCATGATTCTATGAATAATAAGCAACATTAtacaaatatatttatatattttgctGGCTTTTCCAATTTTCCTCTCATGTCAATTAGCATCATTCGAAGTAATTACATTTTGaagtaggttttttgtgagatgatctcacgaatctttatttgtgagatggatcaatCTTACCAATATtcagaataaaaaataatatttttttcattaataactcaaataaaaaatatatctcataaaatacgactctTAAAATCGTCTTACACGATTTTTTGCGACCATTTTGAATTGTATCGGCGCATAGATAAATTTGGTGCCACAACTTGTATTCACTAAATCTGAAGTCgtaaaaaagaaattaaaattagGTCAGGAAACGTCTTGTCAGATCAATCAGAATCGATATCCTGTACTTTTGGCTCAAACGAATGGAGAAAAGGAGAACGGCTCTGATTTGACGCTTATCATCATTCTTAGTCCCTCAAAGTCGTAGATGGTCCCTAATCAATTCTCCATATaattaatcataatcatatttataataaaaaacaatatttttttaaaaaaataatatttatttttgaataactcgaataaaatatttatttgacaaaatcgatttataaaaattatcgtatattaatttttgtgattctacaaattattacatcaacagttttttttattatcaaaacATAAACTTGATTTCATTGTAGTTTTATTATtagtaataaaataataaattaaattttaattttatatcttatttatttatttattataccaaataaaatgaatttgatgaacttgaagtatatcataattaacattaatcacaatataaatatatatttgatgAATTTTAAGTTTGTGATcttgtttttttaaattataaaaatacatttcaatatcTTTTAAATTCATCAGCTAAaccttaatattttaaaaaaaaattgtgatactctctaccaaaaaaaaaaaaaagtgttaatgatcaacctcaaaataaataaataaaaacaataatttaaagGGACTATATGTTACTGACCGATCAATTAATCTttcgtaaaaatctttaaattaatttttttcccaTGTCCACTCCCCAACTATTTAACATTTGCCAGGATTCGCTGACGAGAGTTTCAAATCTTGTTAAAAACATAGGATTTACTGAAAACGGACATAATTAGTTCTTTTTCTGTTATCTGACAATTACTCGAGCCTTTATTTTTGGTAATCGAATCTGACTTCGTTTGATTTTCTCTTGTTTTTCGTTTTCAGTGAGCGAGattatatttgattatataAAAGTGAGATATTCCGAGTTGCTGTGGAACAAAATATTACGAATAGTTTTTCCTTGTAATTCATTTCTTATATACGTATATCACGTTGTTAGAGGTGGAATATTGCTTTGCTCGTTTCTGAAGAAATTGGTCGGATCAAGCTTAGCCATGTCCCGCAGGATTATTCGTCCCAATATCAAGATCCCGATAGATGAAACACGCGGCCCTTGGGGAATTAGAAACATGCATGCGGCGCCGCCATCCATGAAATTTGTTTGTCTGATTCTGATTTCTCATATTCAGGTAAGTCACCATGAATATGGAGAGCCTGACCTATGGGGAAATGGAGTTTCAGAATCGGAGAAATCATTTAATCTCCCGCAACATGGACTGAATTGCGCTTCAGCTTTTATATTCATCTTCTTCCATAAGAAATTCCCAAAGCCCTTTCAGGAATGGATGTCTCACGTATTTCTTGATCCCTGCTCAGAAAAATGCCAACTGAATTGTTCCGGTAACACGTGAAAAACAGAACGGATTCTGTCTAGCTCGTTTCAGTACTGCAATCTCGCTGCACCAAACCCAGTTCCGGAAACTTTTCTTGCATTTGGGAAAAGTTTATGTTTTGTCTAACTTCTTTGTCAGGCTCTAATCGGTAATTTTTTGTACTTTTTGATGGAATCGCGTTTAATCCTGGTACACCAAAAATACATACACCAGACATTAAACCATTAATGTCTGGTTGTGCTGGAAAATGATCACATATTAATTAGAGCTGTATATGAACTCGGGATGAGACAGGAGCTATTCTTGTTTTTTAGGGAAGAGACGGGATCTAATTGATCACATGAAAAAATGTTTCATTCGTGGGGTGAAAAAATTATGGCATGAACGAAAATCCAAGGAAAGGATGGTTCCGATTTGGTTCGATTTTGCCATTCATCAGCGGAGGAATCTTCCGAGTTAGGAATTTAGACcacataaattttaatttttaagtttTCGTTGTCGAGATGCCGACTTAACCGATGTTCTGGATCCAACTAATCTTTTACTCAAATTCAATTCGATTTATCTTACgtcaaaatttcaaatttaaaatataataagttCGAGATTCTAACTtgtcagaaaaaaaaaatccatctaatttaaaacttttgaaaattaattggGAATGATTTTCATTTAACATTGGGGGAAGGGATTTAAAACTAAGATATCTTTACAAGCAAACTCGCATTTCTTCACAGTTATTGATTAATCCACTGTCGTTACACAAAAAATTAAATGCTTCAGAATTATGTTCGATGCTTACTGAGATGATAAGCCTAATAGAACCTAATTTTTTGTGTTCAAAACGACAGCCAAGTCTCGTAGTTCCTCAAATGCGTGCATGGTTTCTGCATCAAATCCTCCAGCAAACTGCACAGCATGCAAAACACAAGAAAACTTTATGCACAGGGATGATCAAAGAAGTGAAAGAATGGCTATTCATTGAAGTGTGATCAAACCTGATGAATTCGGAAGGCGAATCTCACTCCCTGGAGCAACATATAATCCAAGGAAGAATCCTTATCTGATGTTCCCTTGGCCTGGAGTTCCATGGCAACCCTCTTCATGTACATACTGGCCAATTTGACTGATCCAAACTTTatctgaaatcaagaaaagaaaatgaaaatatcaaTATACTCGTAACGAAGAAATAGATTTCCCTCTAAAACGTGTGAAAATGCATTCAAGAGATCAAACCTTGCTCGCGATTCCCACGTCTAGTAGCCAGTCATTAGGAATGTGGAACTCCTTGCAGTGTCTGATCAATGACTCTCTAGTTCGGAGAATGTTATGCACAGTACGCTCCATCCTAATGAAGGAGAGAGTTTATATCAGTGTCTGGATTCCAGGCGGAATCTTAGGGCAAAGTCGAAGACTTATTTTAGAAGGCAACTACGTCCACTTACCTCTCAGACAGAGAAGCAATTTTTTTCAATGCAACATCACATTGCAAACGAAGGTCATCCTTATAGTTTGAAACTTCATGCTCCAACATCTTTAAGTCTCTGTAAATGAATGCTGCTTCTCTTAATGTGTCAGCTTTCTTTTCTGGCCATTCAAAGTGCTTCAGAACCGCCCTTTCATCAACCTTGAGGACGAATCCAACAGAGGAAATTAAACCACGGGAATTACCGACTCCtttaatcaaaatttgaaaagaacATGCTAATGAATTATGCATTATAGTTTAGAAACTTACAAGAAAGCATAGTTCATCATCAAGCCACTTCACAAATGCCACTACATCTTCAATGTTCTGATAAACTGCACTATTGACCTCTCGAATCAGGAAGTTCACAAATTCTTCTTGAGTCTCAACATCTGCCTTTATCTGCTCGAAAGAAGGTGATATACAAGGATATTTTAGAATTGACTGATAAAAAGAACACATTGGAGGCTGGTATCTTCAAAGATGATTTATTTGCATGCATTAAGTCATCGTCAAGAAAGCATATTAAAAGAACTGTTGTTTGGGTATCTATTtgtgtaacaattacaaagaaAGGATGAAAAGTGAAACAATCACTTACAGCAAGCAAATGGGATGACCGGTTCTCAATTTCACCAATCATGCTACTCCGAACATCTGCAACATCTGATGCATCTGTTGTCCCTGAATTTAAGCACTCTTTCCTAGAATCCCTCTTCATGAGTGAGTGGTAAAATTCGACTACTAAGGGAGAACGCTTCACTATTCCGATCATGCTTCTACCCATTAACTTTGGAGGTGGAGGCGGGGGCGGGGGTGGGAACGGGAGAGTTTGTGCAAGATTTTgagaatatttttcttcttttatttCATTTACACCAGAACATGAAGGCCTAGGAGGAGGATTCGGAATTCGTAAGGCCCGTTTTTCAACATCAAATGAAGCAGCTAGCTTACTAATTTCTTGGCAGTTGGTATAAACGCGGGACCTATTGCCTACTTCCAAGTCGTATTTTTGGGAAACTAGCATCTCTATCCCCTTATCCGCTTCCTTGGAGCATATAAAACCATCGGACTGCCTTCTGTTATTAACTATCAGATCCTCAGAACAGAGTTTCGATCCACTAATAGAGTGCCGACGTGCTGAACCTTGGGAATCACTCCTGTTAGCATTGATAAGGTCATCAGTGTCTTTCATTTGTAGCAAGTCTTCATCAGTAATAGGCCATTTCTTGAACTTCTTGATCAGATATAACCTTGTTGTGGCATTTTTTTCTGAACCTTCATCCGTCTGAAGAGATAACAAGAATTTAGACCCTTTGCTCTTCTCAACAGGGTTAAGTCCTGGTGGCTTGTCACAACTCGTAGTAGAGGCTTTGTGCAACTCATGTCTCAAACATGAATTAACCCATCTCAGGTAAACTAACTCCTCCACTTCATTCATTCGGCTCATTTGAAGGTTTTCCACTTGTTTACATAGATCTTCATTGGTATGCCGTAGCAAAGAAATCTCTGATTTAATCTTCTCAACAATATCACTCTGCCCATAAAGAGTTCAAAATGAAAGGAATAAGAAATGATCAAGCTATTCTTAGTTCTTTTCAGATCCCAAGGCTGTCATAAAAATTGATTTTCACCACTGTTTAAATTCTTATCGTTAAGATTggaacccgggctctgatatCATGTAAGATTggaacccgggctctaactcaaccccaaaagctagctttAGGGAAGAGGATTGTCTAaatccatatatacaactccaagattatttatccaaccgatgtgggacaattaacacttATAAAACTCCATCTAAACTTATATTttcaatgtaattaaattcgaCGATATAAAAAATGAATGAAAACAGGATAGATCCACTGATAGAACATATTTTTTCGAACGTTTCATCAGCTTTCCTTTAACCAAACATAGCAAATTGTTTTCTTGACAAATACTAATGTTTGAATTTCGAGCATAGCACATACTTAGAACTTGATGGAATTACAattcttcctgacttaaaaTTTTCCTGCATTGCAAAATTATAAGCACATACCGGATCAACAAGCTCTATGCCAAATAACTTAGCAATCGATAAGTTACAGTGAACATCATCAATAGCAAGAGCTTTGATTCAGTAAGTGATAATAATATACCTCAGAGACTTGAGAAAGGTTATTTAACTGATATTCCAAGGAAGAAATCCTGCAAGCAAGGTTCCTCTTTTGAAGCTGCAGCTCCTTGTTCAAACGCTTCAATTCCACAACCTCTATCTCCACGTTACTCAAATTTTGATGTTCTCTGCTTTCCAATCTTTCGTCCTGCTTCCTAACTAACGCAGCTAAAGATGCCAACTGTGTAGAAAGGCTCTCTTTTTCACTTTCAAGCGATCCCACTTTCTTGACAAGACCATCAATTTCACTCTTGTTTAATTCAAGCTCCAACACCGAGggatttttcttcaactctGACAACTCAGCTTGTAACTTGAGCTCTCTATCTTTTGATTCCTGAAGCATATTCCGTAAATGGTCGATTTCAAGAAACAAATCCTCGGATGAACCTAAAGactttttcttgttttggctTTCGATAGACTCTGGATACACTTGCGTTGGATATATTGAACACGAGAGGTCACCTATAAGAGACCTCTTGATTCTTGAATTCGGAACAAGTGGCTGATTCTTCTGGTTTGTGATATTGTCGGATGGTAATTTATTGCTGTTAGTCGTGGTTTGCAGTACTCTAGTTTTGGTTTTCTTATCAGCAGCTGATAATCCTTTCACTATGTGAGAACTCCATGAAGATTTCATCCTTGAAAAATTGCCGTTGACCTTAACATTACTGGGAACACCACCCTTTGGGGCCTGATTTTGATCAGCAAATTTTGAAGCTTTCACTCTGTTTCCAGATGGAATCTCTTCTCTCATTTTGAACAGCTAATAAAAGATTGACCTTTACCACTAGGAGATGCAATGCATCGATTCAGTACTCGGATATAGTAGCAAGAACAAGTGAACAACCTCAAGGAACGAAAAATCCCAATCCAAACGAAAATATATTTGATAACAAGTTATAACAACCGAGAAAAAAACCCCAATAAGAAAGCAAATGGGTTCGGTCAAGAACAAGAGAACAACTCGAAAACCGcaccaaaaaacaaaaaatgggTTTAACCAATGATGATTAATAACtcatctgaattgatttaaCTGCAAAGAACATTTAATATTTCAGCTCAAATCACATGTTAACTGAGAGGGTTCAATCTCAAATTCCCCATTTAGCTAGCTAAAACCAGAACTCTATCAATTACAGGTCGCAAAAAATAGCCATTCTTCTTCTTTCTTCAACTAGTTACGCCCTTTTGTCATCATTAATTAACCGTGATAATGATACATGATACATGAACTATCAAGATGGTCGGGCAATATCTGGTAGCAATGGAGAGAGTCCAGAGCTGAATCAGTTCTGCTTTAGTATCCTGAAACTGGCAACGGCAAAAGGTGGTACCGTACCTCAGCTTTCACTGTTTaccttttattttgaatttcaaattcgaatttcTCTTCCCATAAAGTAACTAAAACttcattttataatatatatagagCATAATACACTTCAATCTAAATATATATTCCTGTGTTTATTAAAAGGACATCTACAATAGTAGATATAACACATGTCAAATCTTCCAAATATTTTTTCCATCTAAATATTCATCATTATACACAATTGATTTGTATGTCAGAACAATACCCAATTTGTAACCGgatattgtaattttttttaaaattacgaGATATGCAAACATGAGTTTCACGCTGACTTGAG
Coding sequences:
- the LOC140838641 gene encoding protein CHUP1, chloroplastic-like, with the translated sequence MREEIPSGNRVKASKFADQNQAPKGGVPSNVKVNGNFSRMKSSWSSHIVKGLSAADKKTKTRVLQTTTNSNKLPSDNITNQKNQPLVPNSRIKRSLIGDLSCSIYPTQVYPESIESQNKKKSLGSSEDLFLEIDHLRNMLQESKDRELKLQAELSELKKNPSVLELELNKSEIDGLVKKVGSLESEKESLSTQLASLAALVRKQDERLESREHQNLSNVEIEVVELKRLNKELQLQKRNLACRISSLEYQLNNLSQVSESDIVEKIKSEISLLRHTNEDLCKQVENLQMSRMNEVEELVYLRWVNSCLRHELHKASTTSCDKPPGLNPVEKSKGSKFLLSLQTDEGSEKNATTRLYLIKKFKKWPITDEDLLQMKDTDDLINANRSDSQGSARRHSISGSKLCSEDLIVNNRRQSDGFICSKEADKGIEMLVSQKYDLEVGNRSRVYTNCQEISKLAASFDVEKRALRIPNPPPRPSCSGVNEIKEEKYSQNLAQTLPFPPPPPPPPPKLMGRSMIGIVKRSPLVVEFYHSLMKRDSRKECLNSGTTDASDVADVRSSMIGEIENRSSHLLAIKADVETQEEFVNFLIREVNSAVYQNIEDVVAFVKWLDDELCFLVDERAVLKHFEWPEKKADTLREAAFIYRDLKMLEHEVSNYKDDLRLQCDVALKKIASLSERMERTVHNILRTRESLIRHCKEFHIPNDWLLDVGIASKIKFGSVKLASMYMKRVAMELQAKGTSDKDSSLDYMLLQGVRFAFRIHQFAGGFDAETMHAFEELRDLAVVLNTKN